The following are encoded in a window of Arctopsyche grandis isolate Sample6627 chromosome 4, ASM5162203v2, whole genome shotgun sequence genomic DNA:
- the sigmar gene encoding tumor necrosis factor alpha-induced protein 8-like protein sigmar isoform X2 encodes MTENAFRARDIGLRAQKKILSRMTNKNVVKVFIDDNSASLLDNLYKLAKIHSGNKKEAEKLVKNIIKVIIKLGVLYRNEQFSQEELQAADKFWNKFQLAQMAVISFYEVDFSYDRPYLMNAFNESHQALRFIVQKHLTEKSLSRIDWVFAFFNNAKFLDGLFKKDSEYSETLSKLVADMHKAMDSGDL; translated from the exons ATGACGGAGAACGCTTTTAGGGCTAGAGACATCGGCTTAAGGGcccaaaagaaaatattatcaaGGATGACCAACAAGAATGTAGTCAAAGTTTTCATCGATGATAATTCAGCATCATTGCTAGACAACCTATACAAATTGGCCAAAATTCac tcAGGGAACAAGAAAGAAGCTGAAAAATTAGTCAAAAACATAATCAAAGTCATCATCAAACTCGGAGTGCTGTATAGAAATGAACAGTTTTCACAAGAGGAACTACAAGCTGCTGATAAGTTTTGGAATAAATTTCAG TTAGCACAGATGGCTGTTATATCATTCTATGAAGTGGACTTCTCATACGATAGACCGTACCTAATGAACGCTTTCAACGAGTCGCATCAAGCTCTGAG attCATCGTTCAGAAACACCTCACAGAAAAATCGCTATCCCGAATAGACTGGGTGTTTGCTtttttcaacaatgcaaaattcCTCGACGGCCTCTTCAAAAAGGACTCGGAATACAGCGAAACCCTCAGTAAACTGGTTGCAGACATGCACAAAGCCATGGACAGCGGTGATTTGTAG